Proteins encoded within one genomic window of Sulfurovum sp. XGS-02:
- the hypE gene encoding hydrogenase expression/formation protein HypE, translated as MNKTITIAHGNGGEENNELISKIFYKHFANDTLSKSEDAAVIEEGKLAFTTDSYTVSPLFFPGGDIGKLAVCGTCNDLAMMGAKPKYLTCSVIIEEGFSTRELEKIVRSMKQELDINGAMVVSGDTKVVPRGSIDKLFINTTGIGVIEQKGITASGLTEGMSILVSRDVGTHGATIFAAREGIALDSSIQTDCASLYPQIKALIDAEICIIALRDATRGGVAAVLNEWAKSSKVCIEVEEDKIPVQEEVKGICELLGFEAVNLANEGTFVLAVAKEDESRALEVLQKTHETSACIGTVTLLHKEKVIINTSWGTKRFLDLPTGELLPRIC; from the coding sequence ATGAATAAAACAATCACAATAGCCCATGGAAATGGGGGAGAAGAGAACAATGAACTTATTTCTAAAATTTTTTATAAACATTTTGCAAATGACACTTTGTCGAAGAGTGAAGATGCAGCAGTTATAGAAGAAGGCAAACTTGCATTTACTACTGACAGTTATACCGTCAGCCCTCTTTTTTTCCCTGGAGGAGACATCGGTAAATTAGCAGTTTGTGGTACCTGTAATGATTTGGCAATGATGGGCGCAAAACCTAAATATCTAACCTGTTCTGTGATCATTGAAGAAGGGTTCTCTACACGTGAGTTAGAGAAAATCGTACGAAGTATGAAACAAGAGTTGGATATCAATGGAGCTATGGTTGTGAGTGGTGATACCAAAGTGGTACCAAGAGGAAGTATAGATAAACTCTTTATCAACACTACAGGCATTGGGGTCATAGAGCAAAAAGGTATCACTGCCAGCGGTTTAACAGAAGGTATGAGTATCTTGGTGAGTCGTGATGTAGGAACACATGGTGCAACGATTTTTGCTGCTCGAGAGGGTATTGCCCTAGATAGTAGTATTCAAACAGATTGTGCATCATTGTATCCTCAGATCAAAGCACTGATAGATGCTGAAATATGTATCATAGCTTTACGTGATGCAACACGTGGAGGTGTAGCTGCAGTGCTCAATGAATGGGCAAAAAGTTCCAAGGTCTGTATAGAAGTCGAGGAAGATAAGATCCCTGTACAAGAGGAGGTCAAAGGTATTTGTGAACTCTTGGGGTTTGAAGCAGTGAATCTTGCCAATGAAGGCACTTTTGTTTTGGCAGTCGCTAAAGAGGATGAAAGCAGAGCCTTAGAGGTCTTACAGAAGACACATGAAACATCGGCATGCATAGGTACCGTAACGCTACTACATAAAGAGAAGGTCATCATTAACACTTCATGGGGTACCAAACGATTTTTAGATCTGCCTACGGGTGAACTTTTACCTCGGATTTGTTAA
- the hypB gene encoding hydrogenase nickel incorporation protein HypB — MCKDCGCSITDSAMAHSHGDEEGHDHSHQHQKAHEHLHHNPQLNDAKTISVIQKILDKNDHEAEHNRQHFDKKGILGINLMSSPGSGKTTLLEHMADVADFKFGVVEGDLETNRDADRLKEKGIPAMQIQTGSACHLDAFMVHKGLHDMPLNELDVCFVENVGNLVCPASYDVGTHLNIVLVSVPEGEDKIAKYPVMFRQADLVLITKTDLLPYFNYDIENEKAEARRIKPNVDILEVNINDKESIQSVVEWINFKRKMRG, encoded by the coding sequence ATGTGTAAAGATTGTGGATGTAGTATAACAGATAGTGCGATGGCGCATAGTCATGGAGATGAAGAGGGACACGACCATTCCCATCAGCATCAAAAAGCGCATGAGCATTTGCATCATAACCCTCAACTCAATGATGCCAAAACCATCTCGGTCATTCAAAAGATACTGGATAAAAACGACCACGAAGCAGAGCATAATAGGCAACATTTTGACAAAAAAGGTATCTTGGGCATCAATCTGATGAGCAGTCCTGGTAGCGGAAAGACCACACTGTTGGAGCATATGGCAGATGTTGCTGATTTCAAATTTGGTGTGGTTGAGGGTGATCTGGAAACCAATAGAGATGCGGACAGGCTTAAGGAAAAAGGCATTCCTGCCATGCAGATACAGACAGGTTCAGCCTGCCACCTGGATGCTTTTATGGTACACAAAGGCTTGCATGATATGCCACTGAATGAGTTAGATGTCTGTTTTGTTGAAAATGTAGGAAACCTGGTCTGTCCTGCCTCTTATGATGTGGGTACACATTTAAATATTGTCCTTGTCTCTGTACCTGAAGGTGAAGATAAAATAGCCAAATATCCTGTGATGTTCCGTCAGGCTGATCTTGTCCTTATCACAAAAACGGACCTACTGCCATACTTCAACTATGACATAGAAAATGAAAAAGCAGAAGCCAGACGCATCAAACCCAATGTGGATATACTGGAAGTCAATATCAACGATAAAGAGTCTATACAATCTGTTGTAGAGTGGATTAATTTCAAACGAAAGATGAGAGGTTAA
- a CDS encoding transposase has protein sequence MKCIYCEHPYTYLLKNKQRKCGKCKRKFSPRKIAREQNLLKLFTEGHNVRETSKRTGMHFATVQKYFENFRRTIALNADEQYQRYSHLVTDYDEYLYLPKSLNPNKDISKLQHFLTLSYENKVYNIMMPTVQHYDFDTEDEQEKKLLLKYLRFNKVAKLSKSQNAITEFWDYFETFILQYKGVSDEQFVFYLKEAEWRFNNINLNNSLTSD, from the coding sequence ATGAAATGTATTTATTGTGAACACCCCTATACCTACTTACTTAAAAACAAACAACGTAAATGTGGTAAATGCAAACGTAAATTCAGCCCACGCAAAATAGCCAGAGAGCAAAACTTACTTAAACTTTTTACGGAAGGTCACAACGTGAGAGAGACAAGTAAACGAACAGGTATGCACTTTGCAACTGTACAAAAATACTTTGAAAACTTCAGAAGAACCATCGCATTAAATGCGGATGAACAGTACCAACGCTACAGCCATCTCGTTACAGACTATGATGAATACCTCTACCTACCTAAAAGCCTCAACCCCAATAAGGACATAAGTAAACTACAACACTTTCTTACTCTTTCTTATGAAAATAAAGTCTACAACATCATGATGCCAACTGTTCAACATTACGACTTTGATACAGAAGACGAACAGGAGAAAAAACTTCTTTTAAAATACTTACGCTTCAACAAAGTTGCCAAACTTAGTAAATCACAAAATGCGATTACGGAATTTTGGGATTACTTTGAAACGTTTATCTTACAGTACAAGGGTGTAAGTGATGAACAGTTTGTGTTCTATTTGAAGGAAGCTGAGTGGAGGTTCAATAATATAAATTTAAACAATTCTCTAACTTCCGACTAA
- a CDS encoding enoyl-CoA hydratase-related protein yields the protein MKILLLCTAFNSQTQAVYTWLQDRGYQVIVSYAISDVQMLEEIESVSPDLILCPFLKRYLPESIYAHTPTYIFHPGPLGDRGPNALEYALQSHTKTWGLVILRANALYDGGDIYAQEDFKVRDTYKASLYRQEIVQASLQAMGQFFKKLKNNEGIPQLLNPIHAQFTQAKRAIDWSIDSTDTIIEKIYLSDSLPGVLDELFGIPCYLYGAHKEDNFRGKPKEILAKRNGAICLGTRDGAVWISHLKKVGSFKLPATYVLKDKLEGIKEERLPLIFDKSYNTFYEISVDKRDSVAYLYFNFHNGAMSAEQCIRLKYAVEYLKTECEVLVLMGGMDFFSNGIHLNILEDSQKPGEDGWSNINAMNDLVHSILYADEIVTVASFGRNAGAGGVFMGLACDYVVAKEGVVLNPHYKTLGLSGSEYHTYSLPKRVGEEIAEELLEICLPISSVKAKALGMVDEVYADKNYYEDLHQFAKTLYDDDFIWSKQEYLEKNGSKIEALKEKELEVMHPEFWEHESAFHTLRQEFVYKICPRETPARLKVKSTKEKVYA from the coding sequence ATGAAAATACTTCTACTCTGTACAGCCTTTAACTCTCAAACCCAAGCAGTTTATACATGGCTTCAAGACAGAGGGTATCAGGTCATAGTCTCTTATGCCATCTCTGATGTACAAATGCTCGAAGAGATAGAAAGTGTTTCTCCTGACCTTATATTATGTCCTTTTCTAAAACGTTATCTTCCTGAAAGTATTTATGCTCATACTCCTACGTATATTTTTCATCCTGGACCCTTAGGTGACAGAGGGCCCAATGCTTTGGAATATGCCCTTCAAAGTCATACTAAGACGTGGGGGCTGGTCATTCTTCGAGCGAATGCTCTTTATGATGGTGGTGATATTTATGCCCAAGAAGACTTTAAGGTACGAGATACTTATAAGGCTTCTCTCTACCGTCAAGAGATAGTACAAGCCTCTTTGCAAGCAATGGGGCAGTTTTTTAAAAAGCTTAAGAACAATGAAGGAATCCCACAACTTCTTAACCCTATACATGCACAATTTACACAGGCTAAAAGGGCTATAGACTGGTCCATAGACAGTACTGATACGATTATAGAAAAAATATATCTTTCAGACAGTCTGCCTGGTGTTTTGGATGAACTTTTTGGTATTCCTTGTTACCTTTACGGAGCACACAAAGAAGATAACTTTAGAGGGAAACCAAAAGAAATATTAGCCAAACGTAATGGTGCTATCTGTTTAGGTACAAGAGATGGTGCAGTGTGGATAAGTCATCTTAAAAAAGTAGGCAGTTTTAAACTTCCTGCCACCTATGTACTGAAAGACAAACTGGAAGGTATAAAAGAAGAGCGCTTACCTCTCATCTTCGATAAAAGCTATAACACTTTTTATGAGATATCTGTAGATAAGAGGGATTCAGTGGCTTACCTCTATTTCAACTTTCATAATGGTGCTATGAGTGCGGAACAATGTATCAGACTCAAATATGCAGTGGAATATTTGAAAACTGAGTGTGAAGTGCTGGTACTTATGGGTGGAATGGATTTCTTTTCTAATGGCATACACCTAAACATTTTAGAAGACAGTCAAAAGCCGGGTGAAGATGGTTGGAGTAACATTAATGCGATGAATGATCTGGTACACTCCATACTCTACGCAGATGAGATCGTTACTGTGGCTTCATTTGGCCGTAATGCTGGTGCAGGTGGTGTGTTTATGGGCTTGGCATGTGACTATGTGGTGGCCAAAGAAGGGGTTGTTCTAAACCCACACTATAAAACACTTGGGCTCAGTGGAAGCGAATACCATACCTATAGTTTGCCCAAACGTGTAGGAGAAGAGATAGCAGAAGAGTTATTGGAAATTTGTTTACCTATATCTTCTGTAAAAGCCAAAGCATTAGGTATGGTTGATGAAGTCTATGCAGATAAAAACTACTATGAAGATTTACATCAATTTGCAAAAACACTTTATGATGATGATTTTATTTGGTCCAAGCAAGAGTATTTGGAAAAAAATGGGTCTAAGATAGAAGCTCTTAAAGAGAAAGAACTTGAAGTGATGCATCCTGAGTTTTGGGAGCATGAAAGTGCTTTCCATACATTGCGTCAAGAATTTGTTTACAAAATTTGTCCAAGGGAGACACCAGCAAGATTGAAAGTAAAATCAACAAAGGAAAAAGTATATGCATGA
- a CDS encoding Rieske 2Fe-2S domain-containing protein — MERRNFLRLSATSAMAVAIAPSLITQRLYAEDGSLFQSFEKVQLKDAEGNPVKASALAVEENYVFNYPYVGTPAIMVNLTSPAEKDIELTAEDGTKYIYRGGAGAKGTIVAYSAICPHQLTHPQPEMSMFHYIDEKGTTKAYKGGSFVCMSHLSRFEPKQGGKVVGGPAMQGLASIILEVDTEDNIWAVAVLGPVKFQDYFDAFKDEFKKFYGNRRKAKKLIKEEAKVQTLKNFSADIIRL; from the coding sequence ATGGAAAGAAGAAATTTTTTACGGTTATCGGCTACGTCAGCTATGGCAGTGGCCATTGCTCCATCATTGATCACTCAAAGACTTTATGCCGAAGATGGAAGTCTGTTTCAATCTTTTGAAAAAGTACAGCTCAAAGACGCTGAAGGAAATCCTGTCAAAGCTTCTGCGTTAGCGGTTGAGGAGAATTATGTATTCAATTATCCATATGTGGGTACACCGGCTATCATGGTCAATCTTACTTCACCCGCAGAAAAAGATATTGAACTCACAGCAGAAGACGGTACGAAATATATCTATAGAGGAGGCGCAGGTGCCAAGGGTACGATCGTTGCCTATTCTGCTATCTGTCCCCATCAGTTGACACATCCACAGCCTGAGATGAGTATGTTCCATTATATAGATGAAAAAGGTACGACAAAAGCTTACAAGGGCGGCTCATTTGTATGTATGTCTCATCTGTCTAGATTTGAACCTAAACAGGGTGGAAAAGTCGTAGGCGGACCGGCTATGCAAGGTTTGGCCTCTATTATTTTGGAAGTGGATACAGAAGATAATATCTGGGCGGTTGCCGTATTGGGTCCGGTAAAGTTCCAGGATTACTTTGATGCCTTTAAAGATGAGTTTAAAAAGTTCTATGGGAACAGAAGAAAAGCGAAAAAACTGATTAAAGAAGAGGCAAAAGTACAGACACTTAAAAACTTCTCTGCCGATATCATTCGCCTATAA
- the hypD gene encoding hydrogenase formation protein HypD, whose translation MPLELKNLYDNFRDGETIKAYAKMIAEDAAKLDRTINIMEVCGGHTHTIMKFGLPQLMPKNINFIHGPGCPVCIMPKERVDHAYVLAMQEDVILVTLGDMIKVPGSNGSLQDARSKGADVRFVYSPMECLKIAEENPDKKVIFFAIGFETTTPMTAVLIDQTIKQNVPNLFFHINHVTVPEVMQELIDSRDEHVDSYNNKIDAFLGPSHVSVISGSRIYEPFPVDYKRPVVVSGFEPVDVMQGISMIVKQFVENRCELEIQYTRVVTEEGNLNAQALIEKYFEKVDLFKWRGLGNVPRSGLKLRDEYAHLDAEVIYKDVLPIAEIEDHKLCICGDILRGMAKPPECTIFGTACKPTSPLGSCMVSSEGACAAYYKYGNLL comes from the coding sequence ATGCCATTAGAACTTAAAAACCTTTATGACAATTTTCGTGATGGGGAAACGATAAAAGCCTACGCTAAAATGATCGCAGAAGATGCAGCAAAGCTGGACAGAACTATTAATATTATGGAAGTGTGTGGCGGACATACACATACCATCATGAAGTTTGGTCTGCCACAATTGATGCCTAAAAATATCAACTTCATACATGGACCAGGCTGTCCTGTTTGTATCATGCCTAAAGAGCGTGTAGACCATGCCTATGTTCTGGCTATGCAGGAAGATGTGATTCTGGTTACTCTGGGAGACATGATCAAAGTACCAGGAAGCAATGGTTCACTTCAAGATGCCAGAAGTAAAGGTGCTGATGTACGTTTTGTCTATTCCCCTATGGAATGTTTGAAAATTGCTGAAGAGAATCCAGATAAAAAAGTTATCTTTTTTGCGATAGGATTTGAAACCACGACACCTATGACAGCTGTTCTTATAGACCAGACCATTAAACAAAATGTACCTAACCTCTTTTTTCATATTAACCATGTGACTGTACCTGAAGTGATGCAAGAACTCATTGACAGCCGGGATGAACATGTTGACAGCTATAACAACAAGATAGATGCATTCCTTGGCCCAAGCCATGTGAGCGTGATTTCTGGGAGTAGAATCTATGAGCCTTTCCCTGTAGATTACAAACGTCCAGTTGTGGTCTCTGGTTTTGAACCTGTGGATGTGATGCAGGGTATCAGTATGATCGTCAAACAGTTTGTAGAAAACCGTTGCGAGCTGGAGATACAATACACCAGAGTGGTTACAGAAGAAGGTAACCTAAATGCCCAGGCATTGATAGAAAAGTACTTTGAGAAAGTTGATCTGTTTAAATGGCGAGGTCTTGGTAATGTACCACGAAGTGGACTTAAACTCAGAGATGAATATGCACATTTGGATGCGGAAGTCATCTATAAAGATGTCTTGCCTATCGCAGAGATCGAAGACCATAAACTGTGTATTTGTGGCGATATACTAAGAGGGATGGCTAAACCGCCTGAATGTACTATCTTTGGTACAGCATGTAAACCTACATCACCACTTGGAAGCTGTATGGTTAGCTCTGAAGGTGCATGTGCAGCATACTATAAATACGGGAATCTATTATAA
- the rpsF gene encoding 30S ribosomal protein S6, translated as MTCYETLFVIKPTLTEEEIAAQIAKVKDVLAKEGAELVATNDMGMRKLAYQVEKHNRGYYTVLFYKAEGATIQELERNLKINEDIIKFLTVKYTKNKEIAQFDKLVAEANKGTTETKAPEAEATEA; from the coding sequence ATGACTTGTTATGAAACACTGTTTGTAATTAAACCTACACTTACAGAAGAAGAGATTGCAGCACAAATTGCAAAAGTAAAAGATGTTCTTGCTAAAGAAGGTGCCGAGCTAGTTGCTACAAATGACATGGGTATGAGAAAACTTGCATACCAGGTAGAAAAACATAACAGAGGGTACTACACTGTTCTTTTCTATAAAGCAGAAGGTGCAACGATTCAAGAGCTTGAGAGAAACCTTAAGATCAATGAAGATATCATTAAGTTTTTAACTGTGAAATACACTAAAAACAAAGAGATCGCACAGTTTGACAAACTTGTAGCAGAAGCAAACAAAGGTACGACAGAGACAAAAGCACCTGAAGCAGAAGCAACAGAAGCATAA
- a CDS encoding single-stranded DNA-binding protein, with product MYNKVILAGNLTRDIEIKYTQSGSAIGNTAIATSRKFKSATGEQKEEVLFIDLTFFGRTAEIANQYLRKGSKVLVDGRLKLDQWTAQDGSKRSRHSVTVENLQMLGGKDEAAPMGDNGYGQGGSSEYDAPSNNSYNQPAPSAPKSAPQPTSNIPEIDINEDEIPF from the coding sequence ATGTACAACAAAGTAATTTTAGCCGGAAACCTCACTAGAGATATTGAGATTAAATATACGCAAAGTGGAAGTGCCATCGGTAATACAGCCATTGCAACTTCGCGTAAATTCAAATCTGCAACTGGTGAACAAAAAGAGGAAGTTCTCTTCATCGACCTTACTTTTTTTGGTAGAACGGCTGAAATTGCAAATCAGTACTTACGTAAAGGTAGCAAAGTTTTAGTAGATGGAAGATTGAAACTAGATCAGTGGACAGCGCAAGATGGAAGCAAGAGAAGTAGGCACTCAGTCACAGTAGAGAACCTTCAAATGCTAGGAGGAAAAGACGAAGCAGCACCTATGGGTGATAACGGATATGGTCAAGGCGGGTCATCAGAGTATGATGCGCCATCAAATAACAGCTATAACCAACCTGCACCGTCTGCTCCGAAATCTGCACCGCAACCTACGTCAAACATTCCAGAAATTGACATCAATGAAGATGAAATACCGTTTTAA
- a CDS encoding HypC/HybG/HupF family hydrogenase formation chaperone, with product MCLSIPSKVVRVAEDQTMCTVDTMGVQRDANLMMMADDEVKVGDYVLLHIGFVMNKIDEDEALASIETYREILELMDEDERKQAILEDDECPRRGL from the coding sequence ATGTGTTTATCGATACCAAGTAAAGTAGTGAGGGTCGCTGAAGACCAAACGATGTGTACTGTAGACACGATGGGTGTACAGCGCGATGCGAACCTAATGATGATGGCAGATGATGAGGTGAAAGTGGGAGATTATGTCTTACTTCATATTGGTTTTGTGATGAATAAGATAGATGAAGATGAAGCATTGGCTTCGATAGAAACCTACAGGGAGATACTCGAACTTATGGATGAAGATGAGAGGAAGCAGGCTATTTTGGAAGATGATGAATGTCCCAGAAGGGGTCTATAA
- a CDS encoding HyaD/HybD family hydrogenase maturation endopeptidase, translated as MVILGIGNVLQKDDGLGVYAASYLNENYIFSKEIQIINGGVEGIHLLNVFMENDHILILDSIDLNDDPSSIYAIPSEELSGHGLNSGGAHEIGVLQCLDMLELQGKPVPQTMVLGIIPFEVTFDIALSKTITEAFESYIDVALQYLEKHGINHIKKETVVTLEEIINKAKDPSGIMI; from the coding sequence ATGGTAATACTTGGTATAGGAAACGTACTACAAAAAGATGATGGCTTAGGTGTTTATGCAGCTTCTTATTTGAATGAAAATTATATATTTTCAAAAGAGATACAAATTATTAATGGTGGTGTAGAAGGTATTCATTTATTGAATGTTTTTATGGAAAACGATCATATACTTATCTTGGATAGTATTGATCTCAATGATGATCCTTCTTCTATTTATGCTATACCTTCAGAAGAACTTAGTGGACATGGGCTCAACAGTGGTGGTGCTCATGAGATAGGGGTATTGCAATGTTTGGATATGTTAGAGCTTCAGGGTAAGCCAGTGCCTCAAACTATGGTACTAGGAATCATCCCCTTTGAGGTTACATTTGATATTGCTTTGAGTAAGACGATTACAGAAGCTTTTGAGAGTTATATTGACGTGGCTTTACAGTACCTTGAAAAACATGGAATCAACCATATTAAAAAAGAGACTGTCGTAACACTAGAAGAGATAATTAACAAAGCAAAAGACCCATCTGGTATTATGATTTAG
- a CDS encoding DUF695 domain-containing protein, producing the protein MQEYWELYMKNLEGKPASIQFNAGISMDIEEIQYTYPTVAFVKAKLKEPNERGLLSEIEEPEILFMEDKLEAALIKFRIGKYVGRIISDGYVTFLYYVQFTYNWPDFIEFALDEHTSYEITTGHEEDSNWNYYHKLLYPTAKEWQLIQNHKACDSLKNSDDNLHLARAIEHKLYFQSEDKRDALIKKLTEQEFKIKDELTNEEGVKGLSFYRIDKPFYHDIDALTLSLIDMLEEYGAQYDGWETSVVKS; encoded by the coding sequence ATGCAAGAATATTGGGAATTATATATGAAAAACTTAGAAGGGAAACCTGCCTCCATACAATTCAATGCGGGCATTTCTATGGACATTGAGGAGATTCAGTACACCTATCCTACAGTGGCATTTGTAAAAGCTAAACTCAAAGAGCCAAATGAACGTGGTTTACTTAGTGAGATTGAAGAACCTGAAATATTATTTATGGAAGATAAATTAGAGGCAGCACTTATCAAGTTTCGTATTGGGAAATATGTAGGTCGTATCATCTCAGATGGTTATGTTACATTTTTGTATTATGTACAGTTTACTTATAATTGGCCTGACTTCATAGAATTTGCACTTGATGAGCATACAAGCTATGAAATAACCACTGGACATGAAGAAGACAGTAACTGGAATTACTACCATAAATTACTATACCCTACAGCCAAAGAATGGCAACTTATACAAAACCATAAAGCATGTGATAGCCTTAAAAATTCTGATGATAATCTACATTTAGCACGGGCTATAGAGCATAAACTATATTTTCAAAGTGAAGACAAAAGAGATGCCCTTATTAAAAAGCTCACAGAACAAGAATTTAAGATAAAAGATGAATTAACAAATGAAGAAGGAGTAAAGGGTTTAAGCTTTTATCGTATTGATAAACCTTTTTACCATGATATAGATGCACTCACATTATCTCTCATAGATATGCTAGAAGAGTATGGTGCACAATATGATGGATGGGAAACTAGTGTAGTTAAAAGCTGA
- a CDS encoding FAD/NAD(P)-binding oxidoreductase, with the protein MAMNRRDTFKLVGVAAAAAAMPSIATASEKKSAPKKTSGKSVVVVGGGFGGLTIAKALRKKDKSIEVTVIEKNNIFMACPFSNTLLGGLDGVSLDTFVGDYFQPAGKYDYDFVHATVTAIDRKAKTVTTTAGDIAYDILVLSPGIAYDYEKQFPTWSAEKIAEVSQACPAALMPGNEHIALKRQLENMDDGNVIIIPPAAGKYRCPPAPYERTAMVANYVKNEGIEGKVIVLDTRNGKFAKGAAFQESWKDLFPDIIEYNGLTEIVDIDTEKKTIAYKVFQDEADTEGALKTEKYEVCNLIPINKCSPVVAMAGIEVDGAGYAMMDGYSFRSKTDSNIYVIGDAVTHAIPPSGQTAIWAAHRAAGQITDQLNAKENDPKAGLPAKAANVCYSMVGSKPEEAIMVTHTFSADPSGKLKGKGHVPKPKDGGGKFRSKGTAKATREWFGGVMRELFS; encoded by the coding sequence ATGGCAATGAATAGGAGAGATACATTTAAACTTGTCGGTGTTGCTGCAGCGGCTGCTGCAATGCCGAGTATTGCGACAGCAAGTGAGAAAAAATCAGCCCCAAAAAAGACAAGTGGCAAATCAGTTGTAGTTGTAGGTGGTGGTTTTGGTGGTTTGACCATAGCTAAAGCACTAAGAAAAAAAGATAAAAGCATTGAAGTAACAGTGATCGAGAAAAACAATATCTTCATGGCTTGTCCGTTTTCCAACACACTGCTTGGCGGCCTTGATGGTGTCAGTTTGGACACTTTTGTAGGTGACTATTTTCAGCCGGCCGGAAAGTATGATTATGATTTTGTACATGCGACAGTCACGGCTATCGACAGAAAAGCTAAGACGGTGACCACCACGGCCGGAGATATCGCTTATGATATTCTTGTCCTTTCTCCTGGTATCGCTTATGATTATGAAAAACAATTCCCCACATGGTCAGCAGAAAAAATCGCAGAAGTATCACAAGCTTGTCCTGCTGCCTTGATGCCAGGGAATGAACACATCGCACTCAAACGGCAACTTGAAAATATGGATGACGGTAACGTGATCATCATACCGCCGGCAGCAGGAAAATACAGATGTCCTCCGGCACCTTATGAGAGAACAGCTATGGTAGCGAACTATGTAAAGAATGAAGGTATCGAAGGAAAAGTGATCGTCTTGGATACAAGAAACGGTAAATTTGCTAAAGGAGCAGCATTTCAAGAATCATGGAAAGATCTCTTCCCTGATATCATTGAGTATAACGGCTTGACCGAGATCGTGGATATCGATACTGAGAAAAAAACTATTGCATATAAAGTGTTTCAAGATGAAGCGGACACTGAAGGTGCATTAAAGACAGAGAAGTATGAAGTGTGTAACTTGATACCTATCAACAAGTGTTCACCTGTTGTTGCTATGGCCGGTATTGAAGTGGATGGCGCAGGGTATGCCATGATGGATGGGTACAGCTTCAGATCTAAGACAGATTCAAATATTTACGTCATCGGGGATGCGGTGACGCATGCAATCCCGCCAAGTGGACAAACAGCGATCTGGGCAGCACATAGGGCTGCAGGACAGATCACTGATCAATTGAATGCCAAAGAAAATGATCCTAAAGCAGGTCTTCCGGCTAAAGCGGCAAATGTATGTTACTCCATGGTGGGAAGTAAACCGGAAGAGGCGATCATGGTGACACATACGTTCTCTGCAGATCCAAGCGGTAAACTTAAAGGGAAAGGACATGTACCTAAGCCAAAAGACGGTGGCGGTAAATTCAGATCCAAAGGTACGGCAAAAGCCACGAGAGAGTGGTTTGGCGGAGTCATGAGAGAACTCTTCTCATAG
- the hypA gene encoding hydrogenase/urease nickel incorporation protein HypA, with translation MHEYSVVQALLNQCEEVAEQNNATKVTKVITKIGIMSGIETHLLQTAFDTFKEGTICNEAEFVIKLQKLKLQCKDCNVEFEVDEIRYYCVECESLNVKVLDGEDMYLMSLEMN, from the coding sequence ATGCATGAATATAGTGTAGTACAAGCACTTTTAAACCAGTGTGAAGAGGTAGCAGAACAAAATAATGCTACGAAAGTTACAAAAGTCATTACTAAGATAGGTATTATGAGTGGGATAGAGACACATCTTTTGCAAACTGCATTTGATACTTTTAAAGAGGGAACCATATGTAATGAAGCAGAGTTTGTCATCAAACTTCAGAAGTTAAAACTTCAATGTAAAGATTGTAACGTTGAGTTTGAGGTAGATGAAATAAGGTACTACTGTGTGGAGTGTGAAAGTTTGAACGTAAAAGTACTTGATGGGGAAGATATGTACCTCATGAGTTTAGAGATGAATTAA